The Rickettsiales bacterium genomic interval AGGTGATTGACTTCCACGCGGGTGCCGCAGAAAATAATCGCGCTTTTCGCATCGTGATAACGCAATGTATTGATAATCGCATTTTCGCGGTCGCTCGGTGCAATGCTAAGTGCCTGATATTCAATATCCGCATGCTGTTTTTCCTCTTCCCGCGTGCTGATGCGCTTTGCGTCTTTCTGGTATTCTCTTGCCATGGTGCTGATGGCTTTGGAAACCGTCGCGGAAAACATCAGCGTGCGGCGTTCCTTCGGCGCAGTGTCGAGAATATATTGCAGCTCCTCGCGGAAGCCCATATCGAGCATTTCGTCTGCTTCGTCGAGCACCACGGCTTTCAGCTGGCTCGTATCGAACGATCCGCGCTCCACATGGTCTTTCAGACGCCCCGGCGTGCCGACCACGATATGGGGATTACGGCTCAATGCCTGTCGTTCAGCACGCATATCCATTCCGCCAACGCACGAAGCCACCGTCCCGCCGCTTGCACCGTACAGCCATTCAAGCTCACGCGTCACCTGCAGCGCCAGTTCACGTGTCGGAGCAATGACCAGCGCCAGCGGAGCCGCCACTTTGCCAAAGGACTGTTCCTTCCCTAACAGCGTCGGCGCCAGCGCTAGACCAAATGCAACCGTCTTGCCCGATCCCGTCTGCGCGGAAACCAGCAAGTCGGAGTTTTGCAGCTCCGGCGCCACCACAGCCTGTTGCACGGAAGTAAGGCTGGTATAGCCACGTTTTGCCAATGCGGCACTAAGTGCGGGAATAACGCCGGGAAATTCAGTCATATGCTCTTCTTTCTAATGTGAGGCTATCTCATACGCGCTTAAGAGGTATTCAACAACAAATAAAAGCATTAGATCCCAATCTACTACTTGTTTATCTCGCAATATCCTTCCCTGAACCGCCTTTCATAAGCGTTGCACATGCAGAACGGCATTCTGCACAGGTTGCAGGGTCCCATACACGCCACGGTGACTGTTCTCCTAAGGGCCTACCCTCATTATAGTAGATTGCAACATCCGTGGCATCGGGAGCATCCGGTTTAATCATGGCTCGTATACTATGAATATCCTGAGGATCAATCGTTTGAATTACATCAGTTGTTAAGCGTGCTGTAGAACCCGCCCCTACCATTCTTTCCGGCTGCTGCTGCGCAAACGGCACGGTTTCATCGACTACATATTTTTGCTGGAGCATGGGGCTTTGTAAAAGCAGATCCGCCTGCAATCCCCCATGATCATGGAGGCCGCATTCCTTCATCGGAGCCCAGCGATTAAAAATCAGCCTTAAATGATCGGTTTGGAGTACGTCGATCCCAAATAACGGCTCATTCGGGTTTCTGGGCCCTATTAAATCCCTTAGCTGCTCTTCGGTTAAACCCCTCATTCTTTCAAGCAATGCCTGTACCTGGGGACGGGTCGGATTCTCCAGCCTTTCCATATCGGCCATTAAGTCGGGCTCACCTGCCTGTGTCAGTAAATCCCTCAGCTTTTGGGTTTTAGCTTCATCACCATTAAACCACTGCATATATTCCTCAAAATTAGATTAAATCCGCATTTTGCAGCAATATAGCATTTCTAGTGTTAATATATTATTAATGGGATAAATCAATTTCAGGTAGCATTGCAATGAGCACCTGGCTCATATTAGGCAAAAAAATACTTGCTGCTTACCCCGCCCGCACGCGCTGCAGGAAACTATCCACCTGAGCGTTCAGGTCTTGCGCATGTTGGGTGAGTTCTCTGGATGCCACCACAATCTGCTCGGAAGCCATGCCTGCATGGTTGGAGGAAGCATGAACATCTTCCAGACTATGCGCGATGGACTGCGTGCTGGCTGCCGCCGTCTGCATGTTCTTTGCGATTTCATTCGTCGTGGCCGACTGCTCTTCCACCGCAGAAGCCACATTGGAAGTCGCCTGTGAAATCGATCCCACCGAACCGCCGATTTCCGAAAGAGCCGAAATAATATCTTGCGCGGCATGGCGCATTTCATCCACAATAACCTTGATTTCCGCAGTGGTTTTATTGGTCTTATTGGCAAGGTCCTTCACCTCCCCCGCCACCACGGCAAAACCCTTGCCCGCTTCCCCGGCACGGGCAGCCTCAATCGTTGCATTCAGCGACAGCAGGTTAACCTGCCCGGCAATCTGCGCGATCATATTCATCGCATCCGCTACCTTAACCGTCGCTTCATTCAGCGCATTGGCAGCGCGGTCGGCATTATGCGCCTTCTCCTGTGACTGGCTGACCAGCACAGTGGTCTTCTGAAGCTGGCTGGAGATTTCCTTCACAGTTGCGGAAAGCTCTTCCGCAGCCGCGGCGACGGATTGCACATTGGACGTTGCACTCGCAGCCGCGCTGCTTGCAGCGGATACCTTGACGACGCTGTCCTTCGCAGTTCCGGACATTTCCTGGGCCGATTGTGAAAACTGTGCAGCAGCTGAGGAAACGATATTCACAATGCTTTTGACGCTCTGCTCGAAATCGGTCGCCATACGTTCCTGAGTTAGCTTCTTCTCCTCCTCAAGCTCTTTCTTCTCCAGCACCCCATAAGCCAGTTTTGCCTGCAAAGCCTTCACAAGCGTGAGCGTATGCTGTAACTCATCGTCACCGACTTCGATCTGGTTATCGTATTTCCCTCCGGCAATCGAATTCAGGCTCGAATCCATATAGGTCAGGCGTGCTGTAATAACCTTGCGGATAAGCCTTGTAATGAAAAAAGCAGCTACAATAGAAACCAGTACTGTGGTTATATTGACAGCCAGCCCGACAGCCGTATCGCTTTTGGCCTGATCATACTCGCTCTTTGCCACATCCATCTGCAATTGCATGAGCTTCTGGTTAGCTACCTCAACTGCATTAAAAAGCGGATGTGCATTCGGCAGGAAGCGGGCAAGTTCTTCCTTCTTGTTAGCTCTGGCAAGCTCCAGCGCCGGCCGGAGACCGGATGCAATATACTTCTCATACTGCTCGACATATTTGGCCGCCAGCACCGTTTCTTCAGCGGTCAGATAGGTAGCCATATAATCCGCCCATACTTTTTCCATCCGGGGAATCGCTTCTTCCGTTGCCCGAATGTGCGGCGTGGGATCTTCCTGTCCGCCCGCAATGTAACTCAAATGCAGCATCGTGCTGTAAAGCGTGGTATGCACCTCCGCCAGCTGGCCTGCCGGTATGGTGCGGTCTTCATAGACGGTACGCAATGACTCAGTGGTCTTAAATTTATAATAGGTCCCGACTGCGCTCGTAATGAGAATGAACGCGCAAAGTATTCCTCCCATCGCAATAATTTTGGAACTGAACTTATCGAACCAGCGCCGGATTTGCGCGTTTCGGGAATAATCAACAATCCTACCATGCTCAATTCTTAAAGAGCCCGCTTCGTCATTCACAAAGCGCTTGTAAATTTTACTGACCGCTTCCGTAACAGAAGGGTCAGGTTTACTGCGGATTGAGATATATCCCATGATCGCATCATTCTCAACCACAGGCATGGCATTGGCATGCACCCAGTAATGATCACCATTCTTTATACGATTTTTTACATACCCGCTCCACGGCCTGCCTGCTTTCAGGTCACGCCACATATCTTCAAATGCCTGACGCGGCATATCGCTATGGCGGATAATATTATGCGGCTGGCCGAGCAGTTCTTCTTTATCGAATCCTGAAATATCGGTGAAATCTTTGTTTATAAACTTTATTTTTCCCTTTGCATCCGTACTTGATACGATAACAGAACCATCTTTCATTAAGACTTCATTTTGGGTAACCGGGCCATTATCGCGCATGAGTACTCCTGATTAACTACTGTTATTGCATAAACCAGCAATATCAGAATGGGACACCTTAAGCTTGATTCTAGTCAAACCTATCGATTGATAACAATGAGCAAATACGCTCAATACAGTTAAAAATGATGTTATGAGAACCAAATAAGGAAAATTTATCGTTGCAACTGAAAGCTGCTAGTCCGGTTTCACGTGCTTGGGTGCAATTGCGGGCCTTAGAGAAGCCGCTACTGGACCGAACGATTAGTATAAAAATCATTATTTTGCATCCAGTTGGAATAATCCTTGGATTCGTATTCAGACACAATAGATTATATTGAAACTTAATGCGCTTACCTATCATCCCCCTAGCATTTTTATGCCTTCTGTAGGCACCCTTAGCATAAGCATTTTTCCAGAAGAGGAGATCCTATGCAGCGCAGCAAAGATGAATCCGTTTCCGTGTGGCAGACCGACGAAATGCAGGAACCCGTCTTCTCCACGCTTGCGGATAATTTAACCACCGAAATATGCATCGTCGGCGCAGGCATTGCGGGCCTCACGATAGGTTATCTTTTGGCAAAAGAAGGAAAATCCGTTGTCATTCTGGATGCATGGGGACTTGCGTCCGGCGAAACCAGCCGCACCACAGCCCATTTGACCGCTGTGCTGGATGACAGGTTTTACAATCTGGAATCGCTATTTGGCGTAGAAAATAGCCGATTAGCAGCCGAAAGCCATATGGCCGCGATTAACCGCATCGAAAACATTATCAAAGCAGAAAATATCGACTGCGATTTCGAGCGTCTCGATGGTTATCTCGTGGCACTCGAGGACGACCAGAAGGATGCTTTCAATCAGGAGCATGATGCCTTAAGGCGCGCTGGCTTCGCGGATATGGATGTGCATACGCATGTTCCCGTTCCGGGCATTCAGCTATCCGCACCCACCATGCGTTTCCCTCAGCAAGGTACATTCCACGCCACAAAATACATGACCGGACTCGCAAACACTTTTCTGCGCCTCGGCGGACAGATTTATACTGGCAGTCATGTCAATGAGGTCAAAGGCGGGAAAGCAGCCTATGTAAAAACCGACAATGGAATGCAGGTGCAGGCGAGCCATGTCGTCGTTGCTACGAACACGCCTGTCAATGACTGGGTGAAAATGCATACCAAGCAGGCCGCTTACCGGACCTATGTTGTGGGTTTTGAGATTCCCAAGGATAGCTATCCCAACTTCCTGCTATGGGATATGCAGGATCCTTACCATTATGTGCGCATCGTGCGCGGCAGCACGCATGATGTGCTGATCGTCGGGGGAGAAGATCATAAAACAGGACAGGCGCAGGACCCGGCAGACCGTTACCGCCGGCTGGAGCAATGGACACAGCGCTATTTCGCAACGATTGGAGCAGTGAAATACCGCTGGTCGGGACAGGTAATGGAACCTATAGACTCGCTGGCTTTTATAGGACGCAATCCGGGGGACGAACATAATGTCTATATTGCAACCGGCGATTCCGGCAACGGCATGACGCACGGCACGATTGCAGGCATGCTAATCGCCGATCTCATTCAGGGTCGCCCGAATGCATACGAAAAATTATACGACCCGGCACGCAAAACTCTGAAAGCCGTACCATGCTTTATCAAAGAAAATGCCAATGCTGCCGAGCGCATGGTGGCTGACCGTATCAAAGGAAGCAAAGTGGAAAGCGCGCTTGCTCTTCGTTCCGGCGAAGGAGCAGTATTGCGCGACGGCACTTCGAAAATCGCGGTCTACAAGGATGAAAACGGCCAGTTGCACGAACGCTCGGCCGTCTGCCCGCACCTTGGATGTATCGTGCAGTGGAATCCGGGAGAGAAAAGCTGGGATTGCCCCTGTCATGGCTCCCGCTTCGGCATCAACGGAGAGATTCTGAACGGCCCGGCGACAAAACCGCTGGATACTCTTGAAGCAAAGAGCCCGCGCAAAGCATCTGCATAAGCTTATAGCTCTTTCTGTATCAGCTGCGTGAGAGCCTTGAGCTCCTGCATATTCAGGTCGGATACTGCAATAAAGCGCATATGGTTCTGCTGCCAGCGTATGACATTGTAACCGCGTTCAGAACCGGTTTGCGATGAAGCGCTTTCTTCCTGCACGGGAAAAATGAACACATTGATAATATGTTTGTTACGGCGATACGTGAGTGCCGCTGTGTTCTGGTGCTGCAGATAATCAAGCCTCCCACCGAGCAGCGGATAGCCTTGCGCAGCGAAATCATAAACCGGTGGTGAAAAATCGAGCTTACCCGTAAACCAGGGTTTCACCGTATGGCGATCGGAAGAGGCGACATCATTCAGATGCTCCGCCATGAGCGAGCGCACATGTTCCGAAACCGCTTCATCCATCCATGCATCCTGACTTCCCGGCGCAGCAACATAGAGAATGCTGGCAGCCGCAAGCGCCGCGGCGGAAAATGCAGGAGCAAGCCAGTGGCGTGCCTTCTCCAGCATCGCCTGCCATGTACCCTCCGAATCCGAACTCTGGGCTGCAACAGCCGCAAATACATTGCTGCTAAGCGAAGCAGGAGCCTCAAAATACTGCGCATGCGCCTTCACCCCGGAAGACAGATGCTGTATTTCCCTATATTCGTGCCTGCACGAAGAACAGGATTCCAGATGTTCGGCAACAAGCATGCTCTTCGCCGGTTCCAGTTCGTTGTCCAGATAACCATGCAGCAAACGCAAACAATCGTTACAGTTCATTTCAGTCATGGGAATACAATTTCAATAATTCCGTTTTCAGCATCTTCCGCGCACGCGCCAGCCGCGACATCACCGTTCCTATGGGAATTTCTATTACCGCAGAAATATCCTTATACGCCATCTCCTCAAGTTCTTTCAGGATAATCACTTCGCGAAACGGCAGTGCCAATGCCGCCAGCGCTTTATGCAGCAAGGCAGCATCCTGATTTCGTATTGCCGCCAATTCCGGTGTCTGCATATGCCCGAGAATATGGTCGTCTTCAGCTATTTCATCGCCGATACTCACCTCACGATACACCCCGGACTGTTTCAGCCATGTGTAACTCTGGTTACGCACAATGGCGAGCAACCATGCCCGCGCATTTCCATCCGTAAAGCGATGCATGAAACGAAATGCCCTTAAGTAACTCTCCTGCACCACATCCTGTGCGGCGCTCTCACTGCCGGTAAGCCAGCGCGCAAGATTATACGACGCGTTCATATGGGGCGCGAATAACTCGTTAAAACGTTTCACATCAGCCTTGGGGTTCATTCATCCATCTCTATAGAACTGACCTTGCGCCCGTTTTATTCCCGGATGCTAAAATTTTTTTACCGGGAATAAAAACGCATGAAGGAAAGTTATATATCCCGAATGCCATTCTCACAAGCTATTAACTTATGGAGCTTTTATGACTGATGACTCTTCTTCCGGCATAAGCCGCAGATCTTTCCTCAAATGTTCGGCATGGGCGGGAACCGGCGTAATATGGGGACTGGTGGGCGGAATCCCGCGTGCCTTCGCCCTAGACGATGCCACCAATCTTTCCGCTTCCGGGAAACTGGACAGAAACTTCCACTTCATACAGATCAGTGACAGTCATATCGGCTTTAACAAGGCGGCCAATCCCGCTCCCGTTAAAACGCTGCAGGAAGCAATCGGCAAGATCAATGCGTTTCCTATAAAACCGTCCCTGATTCTCCATACAGGCGATATAACCCATCTTTCAAAAGCTTCTGAATTCGATACCGCGGCAGAAGTGCTTAAAGCGCTACCCGCCCCCGTGCATTACGTCCCTGGGGAACATGATGTGATCGACGAAGGCGCAGGCAAGCTCTACATGGAACGCTACGGCAAAGGCACCAAAGGTCAGGGCTGGTATAGTTTTGACGATCACGGCGTTCATTTCATAGCGCTCATTAATGTCTTCAATTTCCAGAACGGACAGGAAACCAGCCTCGGAGCCGAGCAGCTAAAATGGCTGGCGGATGATCTGCGCGCCGTCAATATTAATACACCTATCGTGGTGTTCGCCCATATTCCGCTCTGGAGCATTTACAAATCGTGGGGCTGGGGCACGCAGGACGGGGAACAGGCACTCGCCCTGCTGCGGAAATACGGTTCGGTCACCATATTGAACGGCCATATTCATCAGGTGATTCAGAAAGTGGAAGGCAACATAACCTTCCACACCGCCCGTGGCACGGCCTATCCGCAGCCCGCTCCCGGCGCAGCCCCTGCCCCCGGCCCCATGCTTGTGCCTGCCGATAAGTTGCGCACCTATCTCGGCATTACGGACGTAACAACTGTGCAGGGTTCCCACGCGCTGGCACTCGTAAATTCAACATTATCGTAAGGAAAGTAACGTTTATGAAAAACTTTATACGCGCCGCCATTATAATACTCATGACCTCTTCTTCACAGGCATGGGCAAAAGACACCGTCATTGAGATCAAAAACCACCAGTTCACTCCCGCAGCGATTACCGTGACAGCAGGCACGACCGTAATCTGGATAAATAAAGACGACGATCCGCACACTGTGCTTGCGAAAGGCGGCGTGTTCCATTCCGCCGCGCTGGATACAAACGATAAATATTCTTATACTTTCACCAAACCTGGCACGTACAAATATCTCTGCACGATGCACCCGGTTATGACAGGCAGTATTATCGTGAAATAAATCAATCCAGCTTCACGCGGGCAAACAGCATGAAGGAGGCCGGGTTGCTGCCGTAATAAGGCGTAAGGCTGTCCGGTAGCGCGTACACACTACCGAGGCCGCCAAGACCGAGTTTGACATGCTCAGCCAATGGCATATCATACACATAGCCGAGGCTCAGCTTGCCGACATTGAAAGTCTCTCCGGCAAGCGGGCTGGTCTCGTCGAACAATTCGTCCTTCTGCGCCCACTCTCCACGCCCGAAGAAGGTATGCGTGTCATGCAGCTTCACAGCCGACTCCAGCAAAAGCGCATGCAAGGAATGGCCCGGACTGTTTTCATCCAGCCCCCAGGCGAACGTGGTCTGCCAGTTATTATCGTTAAACGGCAAGTTATAAGTAGCGGAAGCCGTGGTGCGATGCTGGTTGACATCAGGTTCTAACTGTTCAGGACTCTTGATATAACCGTAACTTACCTGCATCGACCAGTTAGCGGTAGGATTATAAGTCAGGCGGCCGGAATAGGAGTTTAGGCACGGCTCATCGAAATTCCAGCGGAACTGATCCGGCTCTCTGCCATTGAAAGCAGAACCTTCAAACTTCCAGTTGTTCAATATATATCCCGCTGTCACCACGCCGTAAGTGATATGGGTGGAATCCAGCCAGTGGTGTGCGATAGGCGCTTCCGGATTATCCATGCCTGAAAAACGGTGCATGAATGTCGCAGGCCCAAGCGCCGGTTCACCGGGATAACCGACATAGACAAATGCCGAGCTGTTCTCGGTAACGGGATGGCTGTATGTGGTCGAAAGCTCCATGAACAGATCATGCGGATGCTGCCGGTCGATGAGCGGCGTGTGCCCGTCACCTGTTTCGCCTGTCTGCAGCAGCAGAGGATAACCGTCCTTTCCCATCAGCGGATCGAGCGACATCATGCCGCGAAAGCCTACCGTACCGCCCGCAAGCGGATGCGAAGCCATGCCCATCAGCATGCTTTCGCTGAAACTCCTGTCCTTGCCGCGCGCACCTCCCTGATTATCATAGATAACGTCGGCATATCCATTCACCATCGTCATCCAGTCGCCATACATATTCTGGATGCCCTGCATCGGTGAGGAATCCGGCTGCCATGAAGTGCCGGAAGATTCGCGGTTCATGGGATATGCACCGTAAAAGCCATGCATGGACATGGAGTCCCCCCCCATATCCATATGCTGCATGGCATCCTGCTCTGCGGCAAGGGCTGCAAAGGGAATCATACACAAACTGATTGCTATGCTGCGAATAAAAACCATAACGCAATATCTATCAGGTGCCTGTAAATAATCCATATAGTCATCTTCTTTTTTGCATATCGCTTCGTATATCGCTCCATGCAAGCCGCAATGCATTCACAATAGCCAGCACGTCTATAGCCTCCTGCAGCAAAGCCCCTGCTACCGGAGTGATTAATCCGGCAGCGGCAAACCCCATCGCAATCAGACTGAGTCCCATGCCACCGATAGCGCTTTGCAGCACAATACGGCGCATGGCGATACTGATATGCAGCAACTCGTCCACCTTCGTCAGGGTGTTTTCCAGAATGACGGCCCCTGCCGCTTCGGATGTTACACTGCTATGCTGGCCGAAAGCAACGCCCACCGTAGCGGAAGCCAGCGCCGGGGCATCGTTGATACCGTCACCCATAAAGAAAGTGGGAGCTTTCACCGTTTCTGCACGCACGATAGCTACTTTCTGTTCCGGAGCCTGCGAAGACAGTGTTTCCTGGATACCCAGCACTCCGGCAAGATATTCCACTTCCGAAGCGCGGTCTCCGGAAAGCAGTATGATTTTGCTGAACTGGTGCGACGGCTCGAGATGACTGACAAAAGACTTGCTGTCATTTCGCGGAGCATCGCGGAAGCGAAAAGTCGCCGCATACTGACCGTCCCGAAGAATGACGCATTCCAGCCCCGCTGCCGTTGGCGGAAGCATTGACGCAATATCGGGGGCCGAACCCAGCAATTGCTTGCGATGTGTCACTCTCATTTCATGCTCCGCCACTCTTCCTGTAAGCCCCTGCCCCGGTTTTTCAGAAACACTGGTGGTCTTCAAGGCCGGAAGTTTTTCTTTCTCCGCAGCGTCCAGAATAGCTCCTGCCAGCGGATGCTTTGAATAATATTCCAGGCTCGCTGCCTGTTGCAGGATTTCGTGAGACAAAACGCCTGCTGCCGGAATAATCTCCGTCAATACCGGCTTGCCGTAGGTAAGCGTGCCGGTTTTATCGAAAATCGCCGTGCGGCAGGTAGGCAGCCGTTCCAATACGGTGGGATCTTTAATGATAATGCTCCGCTTGGCAGCAATAGAGATAGCGCTGATAAGCGTAACCGGAATGGCAATAAGCAGCGGACACGGCGTGGCAACGACCAGCACAGCGAGAAATCGTACGGAGTCGCCACTGAAATACCACGCAGCGAGCGCGGTGAGCAACGCCAGCGGTGCAAACACAGCACCAATCTGATCGCCAATTCTGCGCATGGTCGGGCGCTTCTGCTCGGCATCCTGCATGACCTGCATGATCTGCGCATAGCGGGAATCTGAAGGAAGCTTCTCCGCCCGGATAGTTATCGCCGATTCCCCGTTAATGGCACCGGATATGACTGACGCGCCGGGGGCTTTCGCTATGCGGTAGGGCTCGCCTGTGAGATAAGATTCATCCATGGAACCATTTCCCTCAACGACTGTACCGTCTACCGGTACGGTTTCATGCGGCAGCACCGTAATCTCATCACCGATGCCAATATCGGCAATCGCTATTTCTTCGAGTGTTTCGCCTTTCTTGCGGTGCGTTATAGAAGGCATACGCCCTGCAAGCGCAAGAAGGACCGAAGACGCCTTGCGCATAGCGTAATATTCCAGCGCCTGTCCCCCCGCCAGCATGATGACAATCAGCACGGCAGCGAGATATTGCCCCAGCCATACGCCCGTTGCCAGCGCCAGCGCCGCAAGCAGATCCGCCCCCAGATTACCGCGTAGCAATTTCCATAGAATCTGGAATGCTAACGGTATCCCGCCGACTGCGGCAACCACGATCAGGGGAATATCCGCTGCCTGAAAATGATATATGGAAGGCAATGCCATGTGGAGGGTGACATAATGCGCCCCTATGGCTGCCAACCCAAAAAATAATATAGTCCAGTCCCACAAAAGCACCGGTGGCGTGTAACTCTTTATATTATGTGTAGGATGCTTTTTCATATCCTGAATTCCTGCTTATTCTTTCCCTTTCAAAGGGCGTACCGGCTGCCGCAATCCATATCTATTTTTTATATGGGCTTCTGTACAGTTGCAGCCGCACTCTCTTTGAGAAGAAATTACAGTAGTTTATTAAAAATCTTCTTTGTTTGACTCTGGTCAAGTTTTTTTCATGGGAAGGGCATATGCTGTAACTTCAATCAATACAAGGAGACCCAGATCATGCATTCCGCTCACTCCTCTCTCAAGCGGGACACTTCCGCTTCTCCCGCCATGGTTTACCTCAAAACTCCACAGCCGGTTCTGGTACCGGTGGCTGGCGCACAGCCTGTTCGGCGTCCCATCCCTGCCCTCACCCGTGAGGAACAGGAAATATGCGATAAGGCGACCGACTAAGCAGTATCAACCATCTACTTGTAAACTAAGGAGACGTTTTATGAAGATTTGTACGATGACAGCATTAGCTCTTCTGCTCGGCGCATGTGCAGCCTGCACACAGCTCAGCCCGGAAGACAGGAAACTTTTGACGGAAACGCATGACCTGGCGCAGCAGGCCAAACAAGAAGCGAGCGAGGCGAAAGAATTGGCAAAGCAGGCCCAGGCCAGCGCAGCCGAATCTGCGGATGAGGCATCGCAGGCAGCAGATAGCGCCAATAATTCTGCCAAGAAAGCGGACCGTATCTTCCGTGCTGGCCAGAATAAATAAAAGTTAGTGGCGGGAACGATGCGCAATGACAACGGGAATACCGTTATGTTCCATCAGGGCGTTATCGACTTCATACCAGTCGATATCGCTCTCCCCGCCTGCTTTCTGCCGCACTGCTTTGTGCACGCCTTCCACACTGGCCGGTAGCGGGGATTCATATTCCGCAATCGTATCCAGCTGTTCCTGAGTAGGAACGACCTCAAGATAAAGCGTGTCTCCTTTCCAACCGAGCTTATAGGGCTGATCGACAATATGAACGGCGGTTCCTTCTTTGACAGCCTTGAACAGCACCTCAATGTCTTCCGGATAGAGCCGGATGCAGCCATGGCTGGAACGCACCCCGATTCCCTGCGGGCGGTTCGTACCGTGAATGCGGTAACCTTGCCAG includes:
- a CDS encoding anti-sigma factor; this encodes MTEMNCNDCLRLLHGYLDNELEPAKSMLVAEHLESCSSCRHEYREIQHLSSGVKAHAQYFEAPASLSSNVFAAVAAQSSDSEGTWQAMLEKARHWLAPAFSAAALAAASILYVAAPGSQDAWMDEAVSEHVRSLMAEHLNDVASSDRHTVKPWFTGKLDFSPPVYDFAAQGYPLLGGRLDYLQHQNTAALTYRRNKHIINVFIFPVQEESASSQTGSERGYNVIRWQQNHMRFIAVSDLNMQELKALTQLIQKEL
- a CDS encoding sigma-70 family RNA polymerase sigma factor, which codes for MNPKADVKRFNELFAPHMNASYNLARWLTGSESAAQDVVQESYLRAFRFMHRFTDGNARAWLLAIVRNQSYTWLKQSGVYREVSIGDEIAEDDHILGHMQTPELAAIRNQDAALLHKALAALALPFREVIILKELEEMAYKDISAVIEIPIGTVMSRLARARKMLKTELLKLYSHD
- a CDS encoding cupredoxin family copper-binding protein, coding for MKNFIRAAIIILMTSSSQAWAKDTVIEIKNHQFTPAAITVTAGTTVIWINKDDDPHTVLAKGGVFHSAALDTNDKYSYTFTKPGTYKYLCTMHPVMTGSIIVK
- a CDS encoding methyl-accepting chemotaxis protein; its protein translation is MRDNGPVTQNEVLMKDGSVIVSSTDAKGKIKFINKDFTDISGFDKEELLGQPHNIIRHSDMPRQAFEDMWRDLKAGRPWSGYVKNRIKNGDHYWVHANAMPVVENDAIMGYISIRSKPDPSVTEAVSKIYKRFVNDEAGSLRIEHGRIVDYSRNAQIRRWFDKFSSKIIAMGGILCAFILITSAVGTYYKFKTTESLRTVYEDRTIPAGQLAEVHTTLYSTMLHLSYIAGGQEDPTPHIRATEEAIPRMEKVWADYMATYLTAEETVLAAKYVEQYEKYIASGLRPALELARANKKEELARFLPNAHPLFNAVEVANQKLMQLQMDVAKSEYDQAKSDTAVGLAVNITTVLVSIVAAFFITRLIRKVITARLTYMDSSLNSIAGGKYDNQIEVGDDELQHTLTLVKALQAKLAYGVLEKKELEEEKKLTQERMATDFEQSVKSIVNIVSSAAAQFSQSAQEMSGTAKDSVVKVSAASSAAASATSNVQSVAAAAEELSATVKEISSQLQKTTVLVSQSQEKAHNADRAANALNEATVKVADAMNMIAQIAGQVNLLSLNATIEAARAGEAGKGFAVVAGEVKDLANKTNKTTAEIKVIVDEMRHAAQDIISALSEIGGSVGSISQATSNVASAVEEQSATTNEIAKNMQTAAASTQSIAHSLEDVHASSNHAGMASEQIVVASRELTQHAQDLNAQVDSFLQRVRAG
- a CDS encoding metallophosphoesterase, translated to MTDDSSSGISRRSFLKCSAWAGTGVIWGLVGGIPRAFALDDATNLSASGKLDRNFHFIQISDSHIGFNKAANPAPVKTLQEAIGKINAFPIKPSLILHTGDITHLSKASEFDTAAEVLKALPAPVHYVPGEHDVIDEGAGKLYMERYGKGTKGQGWYSFDDHGVHFIALINVFNFQNGQETSLGAEQLKWLADDLRAVNINTPIVVFAHIPLWSIYKSWGWGTQDGEQALALLRKYGSVTILNGHIHQVIQKVEGNITFHTARGTAYPQPAPGAAPAPGPMLVPADKLRTYLGITDVTTVQGSHALALVNSTLS
- a CDS encoding heavy metal translocating P-type ATPase, with the translated sequence MKKHPTHNIKSYTPPVLLWDWTILFFGLAAIGAHYVTLHMALPSIYHFQAADIPLIVVAAVGGIPLAFQILWKLLRGNLGADLLAALALATGVWLGQYLAAVLIVIMLAGGQALEYYAMRKASSVLLALAGRMPSITHRKKGETLEEIAIADIGIGDEITVLPHETVPVDGTVVEGNGSMDESYLTGEPYRIAKAPGASVISGAINGESAITIRAEKLPSDSRYAQIMQVMQDAEQKRPTMRRIGDQIGAVFAPLALLTALAAWYFSGDSVRFLAVLVVATPCPLLIAIPVTLISAISIAAKRSIIIKDPTVLERLPTCRTAIFDKTGTLTYGKPVLTEIIPAAGVLSHEILQQAASLEYYSKHPLAGAILDAAEKEKLPALKTTSVSEKPGQGLTGRVAEHEMRVTHRKQLLGSAPDIASMLPPTAAGLECVILRDGQYAATFRFRDAPRNDSKSFVSHLEPSHQFSKIILLSGDRASEVEYLAGVLGIQETLSSQAPEQKVAIVRAETVKAPTFFMGDGINDAPALASATVGVAFGQHSSVTSEAAGAVILENTLTKVDELLHISIAMRRIVLQSAIGGMGLSLIAMGFAAAGLITPVAGALLQEAIDVLAIVNALRLAWSDIRSDMQKRR
- a CDS encoding FAD-dependent oxidoreductase; this encodes MQRSKDESVSVWQTDEMQEPVFSTLADNLTTEICIVGAGIAGLTIGYLLAKEGKSVVILDAWGLASGETSRTTAHLTAVLDDRFYNLESLFGVENSRLAAESHMAAINRIENIIKAENIDCDFERLDGYLVALEDDQKDAFNQEHDALRRAGFADMDVHTHVPVPGIQLSAPTMRFPQQGTFHATKYMTGLANTFLRLGGQIYTGSHVNEVKGGKAAYVKTDNGMQVQASHVVVATNTPVNDWVKMHTKQAAYRTYVVGFEIPKDSYPNFLLWDMQDPYHYVRIVRGSTHDVLIVGGEDHKTGQAQDPADRYRRLEQWTQRYFATIGAVKYRWSGQVMEPIDSLAFIGRNPGDEHNVYIATGDSGNGMTHGTIAGMLIADLIQGRPNAYEKLYDPARKTLKAVPCFIKENANAAERMVADRIKGSKVESALALRSGEGAVLRDGTSKIAVYKDENGQLHERSAVCPHLGCIVQWNPGEKSWDCPCHGSRFGINGEILNGPATKPLDTLEAKSPRKASA